A stretch of the Nicotiana tabacum cultivar K326 chromosome 6, ASM71507v2, whole genome shotgun sequence genome encodes the following:
- the LOC142181777 gene encoding uncharacterized protein LOC142181777 yields MEENKKVLLILGRPFLAMGRNILDIHDRKLILRVGDKTVTFETNMEKGVKQEKPATSVKWKVCGIGPDEYNRISACETAKEIWEALQITHEGTTQVKQSNIDMLTTEYELFRMKDDESIQDMHTRFTSIINELHSLGEIIPRNKLVGKILSILPSS; encoded by the exons atggaggagaatAAGAAGGTCCTCCttatcctaggaagaccatttttAGCAATGGGTAGAAATATACTGGATATTCATGATAGAAAACTCATTCTTAGAGTGGGTGATAAGACCGTAACTTTTGAGACGAATATGGAAAAAGGGGTGAAACAAGAGAAGCCAGCTACAAGTGTTAAGTGGAAG GTGTGTGGAATAGGACCTGATGAATATAATAGAATCTCTGCTTGTGAAACTGCCAAAGAGATATGGGAAGCTTTGCAAATAACACATGAGGGAACCACTCAAGTAAAACAATCTAATATTGATATGCTCACTACTGAGTATGAACTCTTTAGGATGAAAGacgatgaatctattcaagatatgcacacaagattcacCTCTATCATAAATGAGCTACACTCACTTGGTGAAATCATTCCTAGGAACAAGCTAGTGGGGAAAATTCTTAGTATCCTGCCCAGTTCTTAG